GACACAAAGTTGTCTTGTGGCTCGTTTCGCCTGGGATCTGGAGATTCAGGTTGCGTTTTTTGTTGAGTTGTATTGAGTTGATTTATGCTACTTATaggatactcccgtagtatgtgtaccaggttagagttagacaagaattttgttccgatttttcatatttcagttctattacgagttcggggactgtctgtgttagccaagtgaatataccccctgcccatgggcttcagttcctttacacaacttaatgtaaagtaggcaaccAAAAgtagttacccccatattggtacacacacttctggagcgccatttaTAATATAGTCGCAGTTACTCTGTTCAAGAAGCTGTAGCCcagtttcgaatattttgttttaattatattaattaatGAGAGAAATACTTTGATAAATTATGCacatatactttaaatattccATTTCGAATTAGAAACCTATTATCTGACCCAGGTTCTCTCCCAGGTTTATATAGTTATAGTTGATATAGATCTGTAATTTTTTCGCGTGGCATgcttttttcataaattccgtAACCTATTTTGAATTGCAATGGTGACTAAGTATTGCGGTATTCTGTTCGTCTTACTTTGGAATACCTGTATTATCTAGAAAATTGCTTTCAGCCCGGCACAAATAATCCTGATAATTATAAGTGCTATCacctataataataataatatagtgCTGCGTGCTAAGAAGATTTGCTAAGTACGTTTAATGCGAAGACAGCAATTTTTCTCGGGAGTCTTTGACTCGGCCAGAGTTGCCATTTATTAAAAACTCGAAGTGAAGTGAGACCTAACTCGGGTTATATGAGCTCCTgcattttaaattatatattattattcgtATTTTCATTGGAACAAAAATCTCTTCGATccacaaatacaaaataatcggtTTAAATTTCATCGATTGATTGTAGCAGTATATCCTAATCTAttagttttgtatttttttccattttctttGCAGTCTTTGTAGTTTGGAAGATAAATCGCCTTTTCACGGGATTGCAGAATCAATCCGTCTTGACTTTTTAGTCGTTTAATCAGTGATCAAGTGTCTCCAGGataaaagggggggggggggggggagattGTCTAGTCGTTAAAGTATTAGACGCAACTATGTCGGCATCGTAGGTAACATAAGTAACATCCCTTTCAAACCACATTTTTCGCCATTCCATCTAAAGTGAAATAAATTGGGTAACTGCTCACATATCGTCGGATATGATTGGTTATGAGCGAAAAACTTAAGTATATATCTCGTTGGTTGTCACGTGAGTAACAAACGAGGCATTACACGTCATTAGTTTGTAGTCTGTCAGAGCTGATGTATTCAACCATAGCTGTCTTGTTTTCAAAAAACACTCAGAAACATTCCACGACAATATATGCAGTTCGATAGTAACACAACTATTTCAACGAAAGGGTTCTCATTTACAGGGTTCCAAAGCAATTAGAAATCAAGGTCACATTAAATTTTATCCAAAGCCTTGTCCAAAACAATTATTGTAAAGCTCATCTACCGAATGTACCAAATGGTGACGCACGGCTTGTGCTACTTGCACCAGCGAAAATACGACCAGCATTTGAACCACTCTTGCAGCACTTTGTGTTGATATCCGCTACTTTTCGCTCCAATGAAGCCATTtctaaaagaaagaaaatgaaaattattaaaaatatattgagccTTATTTAAATGACTAAACCGTATGTAGCAGCACTAGAGGAAAGATCGGGCCCAAAAGTTCCAGCCCGGCccgacccaggcccgtgggtattaaacccgacccCGTCTAatctggatttgcaggcccgagcctAAAGCAAACCagaaattttcctattttatctAGGTgttctttgaattgtcattCATTTTATAACCAGTATTCGTTAGCTTAGTATCCACACGTAGTATATACTGTATGTCGAGCGACTCAATGGCGTAACGGTTGAAGCAGTCACCTTAACACTGTTGACGTCCCACAGTGACTGTTCGTATGGTGCCTTGTTTAGAGCGAAATACGTAAATGATTGCCGTGTAAAAAACTGATCATTATAATGTTTCGAAACTGAAATTAAAAGTCCATTAATGGGAACTCTCAGCCGAGCGTcggatttgtttgaaatatggCACACTAAATGAACCCACGGAATATCGCGAGATACTATGACCAACTACAACGGGTGAATTCGCGAGCCTGAAAATGACCTAGTCAAACATTTGAAAAAGAAGAAGTAGCATTCCGGCTACATTTTCCGCCGAAAATTTGAAGTTTGTCAACCAGTTAGGTcgagaaaaattatttcaaaaacctCGCCAACAAGTTTCCAAAAAGCTCAAGTAAATCACTTATTTTTATCCTGTTGTAACAATAAGATATTATCCCATACGAACACGAACATACCCACAtgctacgttctggtgtccgtcatcttgtttcacatacttcgggagcaccaaatcaTATATCTACCTCTGGTAAAATTCACATTGTAAAGCACTGCACcggttttaatttttcattcctAACGAATCCGTACTCACCTTTTTCCAATCCGCTAATCTCAAAAGATTGTTTGCTGTTTTCCCTACGAAGTGTACTAATTTCATTCGATTGTTTTTTGTTCGTTTTACGGAGTTCATCTATTTCTGATTTCTGATCGCTGTTGGGTTTATGAATCCCACTTAATTTAGATGAATGTTGATTAATCATCTCACGAAGTTCACTGATttccaatttataatttttgttaGTCTCACGAAGTTCACTTATTTCCAATGACTGTTCTTTGATTTTTTTGGTAATTTCAGCGATTCCCGACTCTGACTTTGTTTTTTTGTCGGAGCCCACAATTTCTGGTAAAATATGAAATGTTGAAGTGTTAAACTACAATTGGGTACACAAAGACGTTGCGAATCCCATGCAGTATATTATGTCTGGCAAacttaacatatatatatttcttgaGCTGTTTAGCTGATTGCACTGCGTTGAACGTTGCAGCTTGACAAACAGATAAAACACGGTGGACAGAAGGAATGGATATATATGGCCTCAATCGCTGTTTAAATAGCCTGTTAGGCACGATTCCTGCAATGAAGTTGTCGGCCTATTTGGCCCAAGTATGTAGGAATCGCTTTTTATGGATGTTTCCTCGACCCTTGATCGATTAACTTCTCCATCCAAACTTCTTCACATCCATAGATATTCCCTCGGGTTCAGTCTTTATGCCGTCTCTACTACGTCTCTACTTAATTGCCGTAGAGTCTACGGTTACTATTtcacaggcttgtccatgggacatatttttctgtcccatcccatagcaattatgcctttCCCATCCTAttccatcccatgggattcccattagGATACAGTTCAATAAGacttgttaaatttaggtttagcgtctactaaataggactacatgtacgaaaagacattaaaaaaacagcaaaatttacggactttgttaacttttatacatgtgtccatcagccccatCACGAAATACATTGTTAATGCTAAATATATTTTGCTTCGTAttactaacaagagagctatgctcaaataaatggacacgaaatccataacgaaatgttttacataatttccccgaaaatcatacggttttcgtgtcccacgtgtcccatgggaaatacaaatgtgtgctatCCCATCACATGGGACGTTTCCCGTGGGAAtcccattcccatggacaagcttGCCATTTCACCTAGGTTGCCACAAATTGGGAAAGCTATCGTAAGCGCGATAACTCAAACTTGACAACTACACCTATATAAGatactttaaataaaaaaaagaatcacCTCTTATTTTATCCGCATTCTCATCAACtttgctttcaattttattcaagtCCGAATTTATACTTCGGATATCTGAAATAAAAGGTAAATAatgttatttattattgaaattatatAGTGTCTGTAAGGTGCAATTGTTAAAATATATCTGCCAAAATTAATTTGGTAATATATTTTAGTTCGAGCGCCAGTGCTCACTGCATGGCGATTCGTCAACATTGAGTTTTTCACTTCAATTTAGGAAATTGAATATTTGTCAAGCGTACTGTATAATAGCAATAGCAGACCTAATAATAGCCTCTCCAGATTGTGAAATTTCGGAACGTACATTCTGGCATACAGAACATGGAAACACGAAGCACATACTTATCAAAGAATTGTTTTGTAATTGCTCATTTAAAGTTTCGCATTCCAAAACTAGGCCATCGCCGAACAAAGAAGAATGTCAATATTAATGATTGTTAGCCAAACAAAAATACTTTAGACTCGTTTAGAGGTTCCCCAATTTAATTTACCTTGAATGTTGCCAGTAATGAGTGAAAGTAGGTTTCCATTATTTTGTGATTGTGCTGCTTTTGAAGTTTTGCAAGTTATTGGGAATTCGTTTCTTGTTAAATGTTTTTCGATGCTGAAACCAAACTGATCCCAAATCGGGGGTGTAGGATCACATTGCACAATTTGGCAACCTGGCCTAGGAGAACATTGAAGCACTGTTTCATCTTGGCAGAGGAATGGAGAGATGAGGATAAGAAGATTAAAGATaagataaattttcattttaacctttgacatttcaaataaatcttGTTAACCTCTTAACTAAAGCAATTGTTCAATCTAATTATAAGCTaatctgcaaataataataaaaagtttgaatgaaatatccaTTTATGTATCGCAACAATACTCTGTGAAAGACGCGGCAAATACGGTTTAGGTTTATCATAGCGTTGCTACTGTGGAATGATAGAGATAATCACATTAATACTACGAGAATATTATCTTCAACTTTGAAATAAACACATGCATGTTTTCTATCTTGAACTTTGGTATGGGGCAGCGTGAGTTAATTGCAAGCTATTCTGCACATCTACAATCTGCAAAGTTCGAAAATCATTTTATGTATTCCATCAAGATTTTGGTATCATGCTTTGAGAAAACTTGAATTAAAATGCAGCGTCAATCAACTGTAAATTATATTACTTCCAAGTATTTCCAACTATAAAATTGTTTACAATCTTCATTTACATCTTTAGCTATTCTCATTGAACGACAAGTCTCTTGTGACCAATTATTTACTTGCCACTGTTATGCAACCGTAGGCATGAGCatgattatttttgtaaaatatgaacaaaaatatttataaaattatttcaaacttcAAAAATCTCTAGTCGACTACACGTGTTAAACTGCAAGTGAACTTAGGTAAATTTGTCAAAAACATCGCTATACGCACAAACATACGAGTTGACCAAAAATCAACGCTACTGTGAAACCGCGTGTCCCATTTGACTTTTTGCTCCAATGAAGCCATTTCTATAGAAAcgaaagaaatatattaacaagagATACAGTGCTGTCAAATGACTAAAGTCTGTGCAACTCCGTATTGTAGTACTTCACAAGAATCCTCTGGAATCGTCATATGAGCATGCCAGATCGCTAAAATGTtccaaattgaaattgaaaaaccgATTAACAGCACAAATTGTCGAACTGGAACTAGACTCACTGAATACCAACTTTTGGAGTGCGATTTCGAGCCCCATATGATACAGCCAAGAAAagtttggaaaaaataaaatgttagtTTTCTGCGGAACTACTTTCATCCTAAAGTACTGAAAATAGACCTCAGTCATTcgaaacccatcctacgcgcgaAATATAAAAGTGGAGTAAACAAAAcgattttaacattagctcgtatggggaatgtgatcagcAGTGCAGAAATTTGtgcattttttataattttctaattATCTTTCCTTGTAGACGTGTGCATTTTCaggaatagaatattttttatatattttttgatattattatcatgataaacatggtcacgAATTTTGATAACACTGGCCAACAATTTTTTACTTTTCGAATGTTGTTTAGATTTTTGCAACTGATTTTGGCACTGCTGAATCCGAAAATTACATCAGTTTTTCCTCATCAGGTCAAGTTTGTGCGTTTCAAAAAATCAGCTCGTTTGACAAAATTGATTACATTTTTGTGTCGTTATGACGTTTTTTTGTTAGCACACAcactaaaaaaagaaaacaattctttgtttaacaatatatattgaTTACGAGATGGAAACATCGATTAATAAAAACTAATTGGTGGACATCGATAAAGAAGAGTATGGATAATgtaaaaagaattttaaaaaacGTTTTGTATTTCGAATCGGGGTGATAAATACAAGCCAGATGGACTCGACATCTAATACTCCAGAAAAAGCGAATTATGTTTACTTTTAAACGGGATAGGAGTGGCCCCGTCCGGAGCGAAATGCAACGCAAAATATTCAAGATACAAAGGGCGAAGGTTTTCGCGAGCTGTTTCGAGCGGACGCAATCTTTGTCTGTTTATTTCTGTGTGGGTAATGATTACAAGCTTGTTTACGCGCCGAAAACGATTGTGAACTCgctcaaattactttctttAAGGAATAACAGATTCATTGTATATTTCTTAGCTTTCAAATACCCACAGATATAAAACTCGTAGAATTTAAAAGATGCTAAGAAAAGTGAAGCGCAACCGGGGTCACAAACGCTCGGACAAGaatatatcatgcttgaaaatgACGCAGAAATGtcttattgcttttgttttgacATACGTCCACGATAAGATGAATACATGAAGAATATTAACTCTTACTGGCCAATCATATTGGAGCCATATTTATATTACACATAGGTGTCATGCGCTAATTTAAGGTTAAAAGCCTGGAACATGTAAGTGAAGCAGTCACCATAACGTGTCGAGTCGAGAGACTGCTAAAGATAGTAAACGAGAGTGAACTGCTTGATCAAGCCGAGCTTATTGAGCTATGGAGGGGAGAGTATTCAACCAGAAGGCTATTAATGACGCTCCTTTCTTTGCAGTGCATCAGTTCCCCCCATCGTCATGTGGCACTCTAAGCTTGAGCAAAAGCTGCACAATATCGGATCGGCACAGTAAACCAAATGCCTTTCTTCCGAGAGAAAATGGAGGTATCCTTTATGCCTTGTTGCAGAAGAAGCTGATGTAAGTACAGTCAGAAAGAAGATATTTTCCTCCAATCTGGAAGCCAACAGTTTGGCAGAATCCTTTGGCATTCTGAGGTCGCAAACTAGATCATTCAACTTTTATTTGGGAAAATTGATGTGGGGCATCATCTTCAAAATCCATTTCTCCTTCTTCATATCCTTTGAAACTGGAGGTATTTTCGTCGCTGATGAAGGTCTTCTAAACGAAGCCATCACATTCACTCGCAAAATATAGGTAAAGATGTTCAGCAATTAACTTACACAGAAGATAGATGGAATAAACAAAGAACTGGTACCAcggtataaatgcgtaaaaccagtaatCAAACGCAAGTGAAATGGCACCGGTACAGATTATAGATAGACTAGTCAATGTTAAACACTTCCAGTACCCAAGGCGACATTAGCGCCGCAGTTAGCGCGCACATTTCACAGGTTGGCAGAATGTCATGGTCTAACTCCAGGAGGAGAGACGCCTGCGGAAGCACACCTCCCATTGAAATTCAAATGTACGATTATCAAAAAACTTGACCATGTTTATTGTCATAAAAATATCGAAGAATATTTAAAAACCACTCTCTATTTAAAACTGCCCACGTTTACAACGAAAGATAactagaaaatcacaaaaaaactgCAAATTTCTGTTCTGGTGATACATTTTCacaagagctaatgttaaaattgctTACGTAAACCGAACTGTTGTGGTTTTCATGACGAATCCTGTGGGGCGACGGAATAATTGTAGGTTGTTGTTATTGGGCACGAAAGGCACGGTCATGGATGGccacacgtcgatcgcgatcgatcGATCGATCGCCACGTCTTGAGTAGTCGATTGCGGCTGGTGTTGAGTGAATTCGATTAACATACTTCAAACAATTGCCTTGGACCATTTTCATGCAGCGCATGTTGACCCATTACTTTACCTTAAATTAACTAGATTTGAGAAAAATCCAATCACTCAGCAAACTGTCGTATATTTATCATAGCTAGATATTACTCAACGAAAGGATTTATGTTCACAATATGTTCACTGACTTGAAAACTGGGCGCGATGTGCCAAGGATTAAAGTGTTAGAATTTACTTTGTTAGCAGTTTATATACCTCAGATTCGAATCACGTGCTCGctactagggctgggaatttcgaatcgaatagtaaattattcaaatcgatTCGGAGCAAAACTTTGAAtcgccgccattttgtttttttctttccgccaatggtcaaggtaaatttctcaattttttttggtGGAGGCATATTCAACGCAAGCCATTTGAAGCcatttcaacgcaattctgacatacgACTCTTTATTAtaatgagttattgatgaaaacgtgtgcTCAGTAATCTGCCTGATTGATGCGTTCCATGCTTTctgtaatttatgtgtctggaggacctagtACAATAAGAAAGTCACATACAATTGATATCCCCCAAGTATTCAAGatttgattctaaaattttttttgattcgattttgaaatcatcaggtattcgaaaatgctcaGCCCCACTCGCCACTTCACAAAAAGTGGACTAAATTGGATAGTTTATGGCCAACTGCTTACATAACATCGGGTATAAATGGGCGCAATGGGCAACGGTTAAAATGTTAGACTTCACTACGTTGGCATCGCAGTTTACATACTCCAGACTCAAATCACATGCTCGCCACTTCACCAAAAgtgaaataaattggataggtAATGGCCAACTGCTTACATATCATCGGATATAACTGGCTATTAGTATAAGACTTTCGGAGCGAGAGACATGAGCAAGCTTTATAAAACTCATCACTGCACCTTAGGTGGAATAAATTGGGGTAATAGCAGATTGCTTACATGTCGTTAGATATCAGTTTGAGTTGATTGTTTATGTCTTATTCAGAGCAAAAGACTTGAGCAAGCGTCGTGCAGAAAATAGCTAATCTTCAGAAGTTTAGATTCctcatttcaaaaattgaatgtGCACTAATATTGGACATAAGCAATAAGCTGAATATCTATTACATGAGCATTAAGCTATAAACACCACTGAAATCTGAGACACTATAAGTCGTAGTCTGCAGTCTGCCAGAACGATGTATTTGGCCAGGGTCGACTCGAAACACGTGAAAAGGAACGAAATGTACCGCCTGCACTGCTTGTTCTACTCGCACCCCCTATCACACGGCCACCACTTGAAACGATTGTACGACTGCTACTACTTTTGCTCTTGCAGCACTTTGCGGTGACATCCACGACTTCTCGCTTCAATGAAGACATTTCTAGGAAAGAAAGAAATATACTGTACCAACAATAAATACATTCCCCATATATTTGAATCTTAAGTCAAATGACTAAACTCTGTTCAACTCTTTACTACTGCAACACATTCACAATCTGTTGGAAGCGTCGTATGGGCATGCCAGATCGCTATAATGttccaaattaaaattaaaaatcgatTAACAGTACAAATTATCGAAAAGATAGCCACTGGCTAGTAGGCTCACTGAATACCAACTTTTGGAGGAAAATTTtgggtattcccgaagtatgtgaaccaagatggcggacaccgaaacgcagtatgagtaccaggttagggttaggctataatttcaggt
The sequence above is a segment of the Styela clava chromosome 7, kaStyClav1.hap1.2, whole genome shotgun sequence genome. Coding sequences within it:
- the LOC120327832 gene encoding uncharacterized protein LOC120327832 — protein: MLESGRQTNGYNAKAFEIDILGSDKKSKSQLNGITESSKKIKEQSLEISELRETNRKYESEISELREMINQHSSKLSQLQKPNSDQKLEIDQLRETIKKQTTEIGALRNENFKRSFEISGLKKEMSSLKREVVDVTAKCCKSKSSSSRTIVSSGGRVIGGASRTSSAGGTFRSFSRVSSRPWPNTSFWQTADYDLYWKYLEQDLFEMSKVKMKIYLIFNLLILISPFLCQDETVLQCSPRPGCQIVQCDPTPPIWDQFGFSIEKHLTRNEFPITCKTSKAAQSQNNGNLLSLITGNIQDIRSINSDLNKIESKVDENADKIREIVGSDKKTKSESGIAEITKKIKEQSLEISELRETNKNYKLEISELREMINQHSSKLSGIHKPNSDQKSEIDELRKTNKKQSNEISTLRRENSKQSFEISGLEKEMASLERKVADINTKCCKSGSNAGRIFAGASSTSRASPFGTFGR